The proteins below come from a single Acanthopagrus latus isolate v.2019 chromosome 4, fAcaLat1.1, whole genome shotgun sequence genomic window:
- the slc9a5 gene encoding sodium/hydrogen exchanger 5 isoform X1 — translation MSSQLCCDVTDVALRCVRLFKGTDGAGHMSPPPPPPPPHRSVCVCVCVCVRACVRACVCSQLLRVLSVSRCVYKVRAGCQPAELWRKMLHLGVTLLLLTAAAAGPSGSAAPPLRGPGLGFSPAVSASSASAPPLLLLPQPREEYGAPGVALARSAAEEAAGPGEEEDGGEHQHHGGGFRVVQWEWSYVQTPYIIAIWLLVASVAKILFHFSQRFTTVVPESCMLILLGLVLGGVVLIANKKQLYQLEPALFFLFLLPTIVGDAGYFMPARLFFDNLGAILTYAVVGTLWNAFCTGFCLYAAKLLGVIDERVQAELMDFLLFGALISAVDPVAVLAVFEEVHVNDTLFIIVFGESLVNDAVTVVLYKVYISFVEVGAENVQTADYFKGVASFLIVSIGGTLVGLVFAVILGFITRFTKKVRIIEPLFVFLLVYLAYLTAELFSLSAILSMTFCGIGANKYVEANISQKSRTTVKYTMKTLASIAETIIFIFLGISAVDKSKWAWDTGLVSCTLVFILVFRAMGVIGQTWVLNRFRLVPLDKIDQVVMSYGGLRGAVAFALVVLLDGEQVKAKDYFVATTIVVVFFTVMFQGLTIKPLVKWLKVPRSTNRKPTINEEIHERAFDHILTAVEDIAGLQGYHHWRDKWEQFDKNYLSKLLLRKSVYRKSELWEAYQKINIRDAISVIDQGGNVLTSARLSLPSMASRASFPEVTNVTNYLRENGSGVCLDLQAIDNVPGAKVEEDTETHHVLAENLYKPRRRYQSHYSRHFMPLGEKERQDREVFQRNMKSRMETFKSSRHKRHKKERSLKKRRGSDAKEDGSDKPRRNVSWQDKNPVVVPVESEEEKAEHSDPEKEDDVGITFVARKAETPKQRPQSVPAALDGRQSPSAGPASPPTEDSHLPWKGSVGSPPPCVSVEATKIIPVDLQQAWNQSISSLESISSPPVPAEPVHPRVSALSRLGGPRPASYTPPGSVVGSTSSIGAQVAQGTFSFSEPKKEEEEEEDEEEQEMRPLMTSQRPPGFLPPPPPPPGSAPGPGRRSNPCVYLRSLVTAPPPGSSEPHSRGPTQL, via the exons ATGAGCAGCCAGCTGTGCTGTGACGTCACTGATGTGGCTCTGAGGTGTGTCCGTCTCTTTAAGGGGACTGACGGGGCGGGTCacatgtctcctcctcctcctcctcctcctcctcaccggagtgtgtgtgtgtgtgtgtgtgtgtgtgtgcgtgcgtgcgtgcgtgcgtgtgtgtgcagccagcTGCTCCGTGTCCTCTCGGTGTCTCGGTGTGTATATAAGGTCCGGGCGGGATGTCAGCCCGCTGAGCTCTGGAGGAAGATGCTGCATCTCGGtgtgacgctgctgctgctgacggcCGCCGCCGCCGGCCCGTCCGGGTCGGCCGCTCCGCCGCTGCGGGGTCCCGGGCTCGGCTTCTCTCCGGCGGTCtccgcctcctccgcctccgccccgccgctcctcctcctcccgcagCCCCGGGAGGAGTATGGGGCTCCCGGTGTCGCCTTGGCCCGGTCCGCGGCAGAGGAGGCGGCCGGCcccggagaggaggaggacggcgGAGAGCATCAGCACCACGGCGGCGGGTTCCGGGTGGTCCAGTGGGAGTGGAGCTACGTCCAGACTCCATACATCATCGCCATCTGGCTACTGGTGGCCAGTGTGGCCAAGATCT TGTTTCACTTCTCTCAGCGCTTCACCACGGTGGTCCCGGAGAGTTGCATGCTCATTCTGTTGGGCCTGGTCCTGGGAGGGGTCGTCCTCATAGCCAATAAGAAGCAGCTGTACCAACTGGAGCCcgccctcttcttcctcttcctgctgcccACCATTGTGGGCGATGCTGGTTACTTCATGCCGGCCCGCCTCTTCTTTGACAACCTGGGAGCCATCCTGACGTACGCTGTGGTGGGGACGCTGTGGAATGCCTTCTGCACCGGCTTCTGTCTGTACGCTGCCAAACTGCTGGGAGTCATAG aCGAGCGTGTGCAGGCAGAGCTGATGGACTTCCTGTTGTTCGGAGCGTTGATCTCAGCCGTCGACCCGGTGGCGGTGCTGGCCGTGTTCGAGGAGGTTCACGTCAACGACACACTTTTTATCATCGTGTTCGGAGAATCCCTGGTCAACGATGCTGTCACtgtg GTTTTATATAAAGTCTACATCTCCTTTGTGGAGGTCGGAGCAGAGAACGTGCAGACAGCAGATTACTTCAAAGGAGTCG CCTCCTTCCTCATCGTCAGTATCGGGGGGACTCTGGTGGGTCTGGTGTTTGCCGTCATCCTTGGCTTCATCACTCGTTTCACCAAGAAGGTTCGGATCATCGAGCCgctgtttgtcttcctgctgGTCTACCTGGCCTACCTGACCGCCGAGCTCTTCTCCCTGTCTGCCATTCTGTC gatGACCTTCTGTGGGATCGGGGCCAATAAATACGTGGAGGCCAACATTTCCCAGAAGTCGCGGACCACGGTAAAGTACACAATGAAGACTCTAGCCAGCATTGCTGAgaccatcatcttcatcttcctcggGATCTCAGCAGTTGACAAGTCCAAGTGGGCCTGGGACACTGGCCTGGTGTCCTGTACACTCGTCTTCATCCTCGTCTTCAGAGCTATGG GTGTGATTGGTCAGACGTGGGTTCTGAACCGTTTCCGCCTCGTCCCATTGGACAAGATCGACCAGGTAGTGATGTCGTACGGCGGCCTGCGAGGGGCGGTGGCGTTCGctctggtggtgctgctggacGGGGAGCAGGTCAAAGCCAAGGATTACTTTGTCGCCACGACGATTGTGGTGGTGTTCTTTACTGTCATGTTCCAG ggTCTGACCATCAAACCTCTCGTCAAGTGGCTCAAAGTTCCTCGTTCCACCAACAGGAAGCCGACAATCAACGAGGAGATCCACGAGAGG gcCTTTGACCACATCCTGACAGCAGTGGAGGACATTGCAGGACTTCAGGGATACCACCACTGGAGAGACAA gtggGAGCAGTTTGATAAGAACTACCTTAGTAAGTTGCTGCTCAGGAAGTCTGTGTACAGGAAGAGTGAACTGTGGGAGGCCTATCAGAAGATCAACATCAGGGACGCCATCAGTGTCATCGAccag ggtggGAATGTCCTGACCTCAGCCAGACTGTCTCTGCCATCAATGGCCAGCAGAGCCTCGTTCCCTGAGGTCACCAACGTCACCAACTACCT GCGTGAGAATGGCAGCGGTGTGTGTCTGGACCTCCAGGCCATCGATAACGTCCCCGGAGCCAAAGtggaggaggacacagagacacaccacGTCCTCGCAGAGAACCTGTACAAACCCAGGAGAcgg tatCAGTCCCACTACAGCCGTCACTTCATGCCTCTGGGGGAGAAGGAGCGTCAGGACCGGGAGGTGTTTCAGAGGAACATGAAGAGCCGCATGGAGACGTTTAAATCCAGCCGACACAAACGACACAAGAAGGAACGAAGCCTCAAAAAG CGCCGAGGATCCGATGCCAAGGAGGACGGCAGTGACAAACCCAGACGCAACGTCAGCTGGCAGGACAAAA acCCTGTGGTTGTTCCTgtggagtcagaggaggagaaagctgAACATTCAGACCCTGAGAAAGAGGATGATGTTGGGATCACCTTTGTAGCTCGCAAAGCAGAGACACCCAAACAAAGACCCCAGTCAG TCCCAGCAGCTTTGGACGGGCGTCAGAGTCCATCAGCTGGCCCCGCCTCACCCCCCACCGAAGACAGCCACCTGCCATGGAAGGGCAGCGtgggctctcctcctccctgtgtgtctgtggaggcCACTAAGATCATCCCTGTGGACCTCCAGCAGGCCTGGAACCAGAGCATCTCCTCCTTGGAGAGCATCTCCTCACCTCCGGTCCCTGCCGAGCCTGTCCACCCTCGGGTCAGCGCCCTCTCCAGACTGGGAGGACCCCGCCCAGCCTCCTACACACCGCCAGGCAGTGTGGTAGGCAGCACCTCCTCCATCGGAGCTCAGGTGGCGCAGGGAACCTTCAGCTTCTCAGAGccaaagaaggaggaggaagaggaggaggatgaagaagagcaGGAGATGCGGCCACTCATGACGTCACAGAGGCCCCCTGGCTTCCTGCCAccgcccccaccaccacctggCTCCGCCCCCGGGCCAGGGAGGAGGAGTAACCCCTGCGTCTACCTGAGGAGCCTGGTGACGGCACCTCCACCTGGTAGCAGCGAGCCGCACAGCCGAGGCCCCACCCAGTTGTAA
- the slc9a5 gene encoding sodium/hydrogen exchanger 5 isoform X2, whose translation MSSQLCCDVTDVALSQLLRVLSVSRCVYKVRAGCQPAELWRKMLHLGVTLLLLTAAAAGPSGSAAPPLRGPGLGFSPAVSASSASAPPLLLLPQPREEYGAPGVALARSAAEEAAGPGEEEDGGEHQHHGGGFRVVQWEWSYVQTPYIIAIWLLVASVAKILFHFSQRFTTVVPESCMLILLGLVLGGVVLIANKKQLYQLEPALFFLFLLPTIVGDAGYFMPARLFFDNLGAILTYAVVGTLWNAFCTGFCLYAAKLLGVIDERVQAELMDFLLFGALISAVDPVAVLAVFEEVHVNDTLFIIVFGESLVNDAVTVVLYKVYISFVEVGAENVQTADYFKGVASFLIVSIGGTLVGLVFAVILGFITRFTKKVRIIEPLFVFLLVYLAYLTAELFSLSAILSMTFCGIGANKYVEANISQKSRTTVKYTMKTLASIAETIIFIFLGISAVDKSKWAWDTGLVSCTLVFILVFRAMGVIGQTWVLNRFRLVPLDKIDQVVMSYGGLRGAVAFALVVLLDGEQVKAKDYFVATTIVVVFFTVMFQGLTIKPLVKWLKVPRSTNRKPTINEEIHERAFDHILTAVEDIAGLQGYHHWRDKWEQFDKNYLSKLLLRKSVYRKSELWEAYQKINIRDAISVIDQGGNVLTSARLSLPSMASRASFPEVTNVTNYLRENGSGVCLDLQAIDNVPGAKVEEDTETHHVLAENLYKPRRRYQSHYSRHFMPLGEKERQDREVFQRNMKSRMETFKSSRHKRHKKERSLKKRRGSDAKEDGSDKPRRNVSWQDKNPVVVPVESEEEKAEHSDPEKEDDVGITFVARKAETPKQRPQSVPAALDGRQSPSAGPASPPTEDSHLPWKGSVGSPPPCVSVEATKIIPVDLQQAWNQSISSLESISSPPVPAEPVHPRVSALSRLGGPRPASYTPPGSVVGSTSSIGAQVAQGTFSFSEPKKEEEEEEDEEEQEMRPLMTSQRPPGFLPPPPPPPGSAPGPGRRSNPCVYLRSLVTAPPPGSSEPHSRGPTQL comes from the exons ATGAGCAGCCAGCTGTGCTGTGACGTCACTGATGTGGCTCTGAG ccagcTGCTCCGTGTCCTCTCGGTGTCTCGGTGTGTATATAAGGTCCGGGCGGGATGTCAGCCCGCTGAGCTCTGGAGGAAGATGCTGCATCTCGGtgtgacgctgctgctgctgacggcCGCCGCCGCCGGCCCGTCCGGGTCGGCCGCTCCGCCGCTGCGGGGTCCCGGGCTCGGCTTCTCTCCGGCGGTCtccgcctcctccgcctccgccccgccgctcctcctcctcccgcagCCCCGGGAGGAGTATGGGGCTCCCGGTGTCGCCTTGGCCCGGTCCGCGGCAGAGGAGGCGGCCGGCcccggagaggaggaggacggcgGAGAGCATCAGCACCACGGCGGCGGGTTCCGGGTGGTCCAGTGGGAGTGGAGCTACGTCCAGACTCCATACATCATCGCCATCTGGCTACTGGTGGCCAGTGTGGCCAAGATCT TGTTTCACTTCTCTCAGCGCTTCACCACGGTGGTCCCGGAGAGTTGCATGCTCATTCTGTTGGGCCTGGTCCTGGGAGGGGTCGTCCTCATAGCCAATAAGAAGCAGCTGTACCAACTGGAGCCcgccctcttcttcctcttcctgctgcccACCATTGTGGGCGATGCTGGTTACTTCATGCCGGCCCGCCTCTTCTTTGACAACCTGGGAGCCATCCTGACGTACGCTGTGGTGGGGACGCTGTGGAATGCCTTCTGCACCGGCTTCTGTCTGTACGCTGCCAAACTGCTGGGAGTCATAG aCGAGCGTGTGCAGGCAGAGCTGATGGACTTCCTGTTGTTCGGAGCGTTGATCTCAGCCGTCGACCCGGTGGCGGTGCTGGCCGTGTTCGAGGAGGTTCACGTCAACGACACACTTTTTATCATCGTGTTCGGAGAATCCCTGGTCAACGATGCTGTCACtgtg GTTTTATATAAAGTCTACATCTCCTTTGTGGAGGTCGGAGCAGAGAACGTGCAGACAGCAGATTACTTCAAAGGAGTCG CCTCCTTCCTCATCGTCAGTATCGGGGGGACTCTGGTGGGTCTGGTGTTTGCCGTCATCCTTGGCTTCATCACTCGTTTCACCAAGAAGGTTCGGATCATCGAGCCgctgtttgtcttcctgctgGTCTACCTGGCCTACCTGACCGCCGAGCTCTTCTCCCTGTCTGCCATTCTGTC gatGACCTTCTGTGGGATCGGGGCCAATAAATACGTGGAGGCCAACATTTCCCAGAAGTCGCGGACCACGGTAAAGTACACAATGAAGACTCTAGCCAGCATTGCTGAgaccatcatcttcatcttcctcggGATCTCAGCAGTTGACAAGTCCAAGTGGGCCTGGGACACTGGCCTGGTGTCCTGTACACTCGTCTTCATCCTCGTCTTCAGAGCTATGG GTGTGATTGGTCAGACGTGGGTTCTGAACCGTTTCCGCCTCGTCCCATTGGACAAGATCGACCAGGTAGTGATGTCGTACGGCGGCCTGCGAGGGGCGGTGGCGTTCGctctggtggtgctgctggacGGGGAGCAGGTCAAAGCCAAGGATTACTTTGTCGCCACGACGATTGTGGTGGTGTTCTTTACTGTCATGTTCCAG ggTCTGACCATCAAACCTCTCGTCAAGTGGCTCAAAGTTCCTCGTTCCACCAACAGGAAGCCGACAATCAACGAGGAGATCCACGAGAGG gcCTTTGACCACATCCTGACAGCAGTGGAGGACATTGCAGGACTTCAGGGATACCACCACTGGAGAGACAA gtggGAGCAGTTTGATAAGAACTACCTTAGTAAGTTGCTGCTCAGGAAGTCTGTGTACAGGAAGAGTGAACTGTGGGAGGCCTATCAGAAGATCAACATCAGGGACGCCATCAGTGTCATCGAccag ggtggGAATGTCCTGACCTCAGCCAGACTGTCTCTGCCATCAATGGCCAGCAGAGCCTCGTTCCCTGAGGTCACCAACGTCACCAACTACCT GCGTGAGAATGGCAGCGGTGTGTGTCTGGACCTCCAGGCCATCGATAACGTCCCCGGAGCCAAAGtggaggaggacacagagacacaccacGTCCTCGCAGAGAACCTGTACAAACCCAGGAGAcgg tatCAGTCCCACTACAGCCGTCACTTCATGCCTCTGGGGGAGAAGGAGCGTCAGGACCGGGAGGTGTTTCAGAGGAACATGAAGAGCCGCATGGAGACGTTTAAATCCAGCCGACACAAACGACACAAGAAGGAACGAAGCCTCAAAAAG CGCCGAGGATCCGATGCCAAGGAGGACGGCAGTGACAAACCCAGACGCAACGTCAGCTGGCAGGACAAAA acCCTGTGGTTGTTCCTgtggagtcagaggaggagaaagctgAACATTCAGACCCTGAGAAAGAGGATGATGTTGGGATCACCTTTGTAGCTCGCAAAGCAGAGACACCCAAACAAAGACCCCAGTCAG TCCCAGCAGCTTTGGACGGGCGTCAGAGTCCATCAGCTGGCCCCGCCTCACCCCCCACCGAAGACAGCCACCTGCCATGGAAGGGCAGCGtgggctctcctcctccctgtgtgtctgtggaggcCACTAAGATCATCCCTGTGGACCTCCAGCAGGCCTGGAACCAGAGCATCTCCTCCTTGGAGAGCATCTCCTCACCTCCGGTCCCTGCCGAGCCTGTCCACCCTCGGGTCAGCGCCCTCTCCAGACTGGGAGGACCCCGCCCAGCCTCCTACACACCGCCAGGCAGTGTGGTAGGCAGCACCTCCTCCATCGGAGCTCAGGTGGCGCAGGGAACCTTCAGCTTCTCAGAGccaaagaaggaggaggaagaggaggaggatgaagaagagcaGGAGATGCGGCCACTCATGACGTCACAGAGGCCCCCTGGCTTCCTGCCAccgcccccaccaccacctggCTCCGCCCCCGGGCCAGGGAGGAGGAGTAACCCCTGCGTCTACCTGAGGAGCCTGGTGACGGCACCTCCACCTGGTAGCAGCGAGCCGCACAGCCGAGGCCCCACCCAGTTGTAA